One window of Streptomyces sp. NBC_00273 genomic DNA carries:
- a CDS encoding sensor histidine kinase, translating into MSPIEPEGIRRQSTTRRRRTVRLRTLLIWLAVVPTVAMGTQVTVTAERLLAQAEKLRSDVAAAEQVGAPLYTLMIDMQAERTATAARWAGADGSEGELRARRDATDLAAAEFRRFAVDPSRSFVDVTRLLEKLDGHRQRADTRSGSADSTLAYYSDVIGKVIQVYQQEFSHAEDAELAQASRPVVSMLQATEMVAREDTVLALAGPSGDLSYVGYDQFVSALGAQRYLHEALIVPHLTVRDQRSYERVVGSTEWQTKTRIESAVLSGHKDIATGIRLPAETRGWSAAHATFSVQMTTLNIDLARSVLARGEAKADDLQAEVAWLIGGSAGGLLAVVIVVVFTTRSVLRRLNDLHERTVTVAEETLPEVVARLQRGQSVDPDALPRVSGDRDEVGRISDAFARAVAVSVDGHRELAAERHGFGLFASGIASRTGNLVSRQLSLTEDLQDTFGHDEALLAELMRADQLTVGMRRQIENLLILAGGEVPDPHTEPMRVADLLREAAAEVEDFRRIERQALDETSVEPSAISQISHLLAELLDNATRFSPPKSKVVIRAELVTDGLSVEIEDRGPRVSPERYEEMNGRLHEAPPYSVLAQNAHRLGLFVVGHLADQLRATVTLRRSVYGGTSAVVILPRQLLVATDAQAPREIEPQARVLELLPAPAPAPTLALAASVPSLPAAPEPEPAPDPEPAPEPEPVVRTSAGLPSRRTKAPAAVPAAPAAVLVPALVPAPAVRPALPERVPQTHIAEQLREPRAQESVVRPDTATPEEVADAWADYEQGTQTVEEELRRDQP; encoded by the coding sequence CACCCTGCTGATCTGGCTGGCGGTGGTCCCCACCGTCGCGATGGGCACCCAAGTGACGGTGACCGCGGAGCGGTTGCTGGCCCAGGCGGAAAAGCTGCGGTCCGACGTGGCCGCCGCCGAACAGGTCGGCGCCCCGCTCTACACGCTCATGATCGACATGCAGGCCGAGCGGACGGCGACCGCCGCCCGGTGGGCGGGCGCCGACGGATCCGAGGGCGAACTGCGCGCCCGCCGCGATGCCACGGACCTGGCCGCGGCCGAGTTCCGTCGATTCGCGGTCGATCCCTCGCGGTCCTTCGTGGACGTGACCCGGCTGCTGGAGAAGCTGGACGGCCACCGGCAACGCGCGGACACCCGCAGCGGCTCCGCCGACAGCACCCTGGCCTACTACTCCGATGTGATCGGCAAGGTCATCCAGGTCTACCAGCAGGAGTTCAGCCACGCGGAGGACGCCGAACTCGCCCAGGCGAGCCGTCCCGTGGTGTCCATGCTCCAGGCCACCGAGATGGTGGCGCGCGAGGACACCGTCCTGGCCCTGGCCGGGCCGTCCGGGGACCTGAGCTACGTCGGCTACGACCAGTTCGTCAGTGCCCTGGGCGCCCAGCGGTACCTCCACGAGGCGCTGATCGTGCCGCACCTGACGGTCCGGGACCAGCGGTCCTACGAGCGGGTCGTCGGCTCCACGGAGTGGCAGACCAAGACGCGCATCGAGAGCGCGGTCCTCTCCGGGCACAAGGACATCGCCACGGGCATCAGGCTCCCCGCCGAGACCCGCGGCTGGTCCGCCGCGCACGCGACCTTCTCGGTGCAGATGACCACGCTCAACATCGACCTGGCGCGTTCGGTGCTCGCCCGCGGCGAGGCCAAGGCCGACGACCTGCAGGCCGAGGTCGCCTGGCTGATCGGGGGCAGCGCCGGCGGACTGCTGGCCGTCGTGATCGTGGTCGTCTTCACCACCCGGTCGGTGCTCCGCCGCCTGAACGACCTGCACGAACGCACGGTGACCGTCGCCGAGGAGACCCTTCCCGAGGTCGTCGCCCGGCTCCAGCGCGGTCAGTCCGTGGACCCCGACGCCCTGCCGAGGGTGAGCGGGGACCGGGACGAGGTCGGGCGCATCAGCGACGCCTTCGCCCGGGCCGTGGCGGTGTCCGTCGACGGACACCGCGAGCTCGCCGCCGAGCGCCACGGGTTCGGCCTCTTCGCCTCGGGCATCGCCTCGCGCACCGGAAACCTGGTCAGCCGCCAGCTGAGCCTCACCGAGGACCTCCAGGACACCTTCGGCCACGACGAGGCACTGCTCGCCGAGCTGATGCGGGCCGACCAACTGACGGTCGGCATGCGCCGGCAGATCGAGAACCTGCTCATCCTGGCGGGCGGCGAGGTCCCCGACCCGCACACCGAGCCCATGCGCGTCGCCGACCTGCTGCGCGAAGCGGCCGCGGAGGTCGAGGACTTCCGGCGCATCGAGCGGCAGGCCCTGGACGAGACCAGCGTCGAACCGAGCGCGATCAGCCAGATCAGCCACCTGCTCGCGGAGCTGCTGGACAACGCCACCCGGTTCTCCCCGCCGAAGTCCAAAGTGGTCATCCGCGCCGAACTGGTGACGGACGGGCTGTCGGTCGAGATCGAGGACCGCGGGCCGCGCGTGAGCCCCGAGCGCTACGAGGAGATGAACGGGCGCCTGCACGAGGCCCCGCCGTACTCCGTGCTGGCGCAGAACGCGCACCGGCTCGGCCTCTTCGTGGTCGGGCACCTCGCCGACCAGCTCCGCGCGACCGTCACCCTGCGCCGCTCGGTGTACGGGGGCACCTCGGCGGTGGTGATCCTGCCCAGGCAGCTGCTGGTGGCGACCGACGCGCAGGCCCCCCGCGAGATCGAGCCGCAGGCCCGGGTCCTGGAGCTGCTCCCGGCACCGGCCCCGGCCCCGACCTTGGCCCTGGCCGCCTCCGTGCCGAGCCTGCCCGCGGCACCCGAGCCCGAGCCCGCTCCGGACCCCGAGCCCGCCCCGGAGCCCGAGCCAGTCGTGCGCACCAGCGCCGGGCTGCCGAGCCGCCGTACGAAGGCACCCGCGGCCGTGCCCGCAGCACCCGCAGCCGTGCTCGTGCCCGCACTCGTACCCGCACCCGCGGTCCGCCCGGCCCTCCCCGAGCGCGTCCCGCAGACCCACATCGCCGAACAGCTGCGCGAGCCCCGCGCGCAGGAAAGCGTCGTCCGGCCCGACACCGCGACACCCGAAGAGGTGGCCGATGCCTGGGCGGACTACGAACAGGGGACCCAGACAGTGGAAGAAGAGCTCCGACGGGATCAGCCATGA
- a CDS encoding roadblock/LC7 domain-containing protein produces MTTSPNTTASNDAIYSVLDNNLSRIAGVQGAVLLSNDGIKLSAYLLDEPQAERMAAAASGIASTMKAISREIDGGRVIRQLVEMDDRYLCIVGCGEGSTLIVVTSRKARLGELGGEAVRTAQALGEWLGTPERGQPSA; encoded by the coding sequence ATGACCACCTCACCGAACACCACGGCATCCAACGACGCGATCTACAGCGTCCTCGACAACAACCTGAGCAGAATCGCCGGCGTCCAGGGAGCCGTGCTGCTCTCCAACGACGGCATCAAGCTCAGCGCCTACCTGCTCGACGAGCCCCAGGCCGAGCGCATGGCGGCCGCGGCCTCCGGCATCGCGTCCACCATGAAGGCGATATCCCGGGAGATCGACGGCGGTCGCGTCATCCGCCAACTGGTCGAGATGGACGACCGGTACCTCTGCATCGTCGGATGCGGCGAGGGCAGCACGCTCATCGTGGTGACCTCCCGCAAGGCGCGGCTCGGCGAGCTGGGCGGCGAGGCCGTACGGACCGCCCAGGCGCTCGGCGAGTGGCTGGGCACCCCCGAGCGCGGCCAGCCGTCCGCGTAA
- a CDS encoding DUF742 domain-containing protein produces MPQDEPQPQPPGRRRTRLYALTDGRTAAAHSVLTMDTTITAATDGEVDGTLPTEWQEILAMCAPPGGRAVAEIAARMHIRLTPMTLLLGELADRGLIHHRPPLAVAETTDVHLLMRIRDSLARI; encoded by the coding sequence ATGCCGCAGGACGAGCCACAGCCGCAGCCCCCGGGCCGCCGCCGGACGCGGCTGTACGCCCTGACCGACGGGCGTACGGCCGCCGCGCACAGCGTCCTCACCATGGACACCACCATCACGGCGGCGACCGACGGCGAAGTGGACGGGACCCTGCCCACCGAGTGGCAGGAGATCCTCGCCATGTGCGCGCCGCCGGGCGGGCGGGCGGTCGCCGAGATAGCGGCCCGGATGCACATCCGCCTCACCCCGATGACGCTGCTCCTCGGCGAACTCGCCGACCGCGGGCTGATCCACCACCGACCGCCCCTGGCGGTCGCCGAGACCACCGACGTCCACCTGCTCATGAGAATCAGGGACAGCCTTGCCCGGATATGA